The Rhodocytophaga rosea genome has a segment encoding these proteins:
- a CDS encoding TPM domain-containing protein — protein MKQTICLLFILMYQLAWGQNQSPFPAKPNPPRLVNDFVGVMNSSEIEALEQKLRRLNDTTSTQIAIAIIPTYGDYDRGQYTFELANQWGVGQANQNNGVLITVAINDRKYFTATGYGAEGVLPDALIKRIETEAFPENFRQGNYYEGLDQATTLMARAIAGEYTAEDTGEEGGGGGSWMFIILIIFIIIILSRIFRRRGGGGGGGFFGGGMIPPFITFGRGGSYGGGGGFGGFGGGGSDFGGFGGGSFGGGGAGGDW, from the coding sequence ATGAAACAAACCATCTGCCTGCTGTTTATCCTGATGTACCAACTTGCCTGGGGGCAGAACCAATCACCATTTCCTGCAAAGCCCAATCCACCCCGGCTGGTAAATGATTTTGTAGGGGTGATGAACAGCAGCGAAATTGAGGCGCTGGAACAGAAGCTCAGGCGGCTCAACGATACAACTTCAACTCAGATTGCCATTGCCATTATTCCTACCTACGGCGATTATGACAGAGGCCAGTATACTTTCGAACTGGCGAATCAATGGGGAGTAGGTCAGGCCAATCAGAATAATGGGGTTTTAATTACAGTTGCCATTAACGACCGGAAATATTTTACAGCTACCGGTTATGGTGCTGAAGGTGTTTTGCCGGATGCACTTATTAAAAGAATAGAAACAGAAGCTTTTCCAGAAAATTTCAGGCAAGGTAACTATTACGAAGGCCTCGACCAGGCTACCACACTTATGGCAAGGGCCATCGCCGGTGAATATACAGCAGAAGATACCGGTGAAGAAGGCGGCGGAGGCGGTTCCTGGATGTTCATTATTCTTATCATTTTTATAATTATTATCCTATCCAGAATCTTCCGCAGAAGAGGTGGTGGCGGAGGTGGCGGATTTTTTGGTGGTGGCATGATTCCTCCTTTTATAACCTTTGGCCGGGGAGGCAGCTATGGCGGCGGAGGCGGTTTTGGAGGCTTTGGTGGAGGCGGCAGCGACTTTGGTGGGTTTGGTGGGGGCAGCTTTGGCGGAGGTGGTGCAGGCGGCGACTGGTAG